One window of the Prinia subflava isolate CZ2003 ecotype Zambia chromosome 1, Cam_Psub_1.2, whole genome shotgun sequence genome contains the following:
- the TP53INP1 gene encoding tumor protein p53-inducible nuclear protein 1 isoform X1, whose product MFQRLNNMLMGEIDSLSSQEPEFSEKEDDEWILVDFIADTCTNCSVEEADIVEASATDSSPVFSCLSSPLEHLPEASESCFIQFESCPMEESWFITPPPCFTAGGLTTIKVETSPMENLLIEHPSMSVYAVHNACHSLNETGCGDEEFHSPGSPRLEARNETGQRVHCYVTALATSSTFLEKNKSFRPTHWIKEHNERHYLNRNSLRRQNLTRDCHSRQIKHNGLFVHQPCQRQFNY is encoded by the exons ATGTTCCAGAGGTTAAATAACATGCTCATGGGAGAGATTGATAGCTTGTCCAGCCAAGAGCCAGAGTTCAGTGAGAAAGAAGATGACGAGTGGATTCTGGTTGACTTTATAG CAGACACTTGCACTAATTGCTCTGTGGAGGAAGCAGACATTGTTGAAGCATCGGCCACGGACAGCTCGCCCGTCTTCTCTTGTTTATCGTCTCCCTTGGAACACTTGCCAGAGGCCAGCGAGTCTTGCTTCATCCAGTTTGAGTCATGTCCTATGGAGGAGAGCTGGTTTATTACCCCTCCCCCATGTTTTACTGCAGGTGGATTAACCACTATCAAAGTGGAGACCAGTCCCATGGAGAACCTCTTAATAGAGCATCCCAGCATGTCTGTGTATGCTGTCCACAATGCCTGTCACAGCCTTAATGAGACTGGATGTGGGGATGAGGAGTTTCACAGCCCAGGTAGTCCCAG ACTGGAGGCCCGAAATGAAACAGGACAGCGTGTTCACTGCTATGTCACGGCTCTTGCTACTAGCTCaactttcctggaaaaaaacaagagcTTTCGTCCTACCCACTGGATAAAAGAACATAATGAAAGGCACTATCTCAACAGAAACAGTCTCCGTCGCCAAAACCTTACCAGGGATTGCCACTCTCGGCAAATCAAGCACAACGGACTGTTTGTTCACCAGCCTTGCCAGCGTCAGTTCAattactga
- the TP53INP1 gene encoding tumor protein p53-inducible nuclear protein 1 isoform X4 has translation MFQRLNNMLMGEIDSLSSQEPEFSEKEDDEWILVDFIDTCTNCSVEEADIVEASATDSSPVFSCLSSPLEHLPEASESCFIQFESCPMEESWFITPPPCFTAGGLTTIKVETSPMENLLIEHPSMSVYAVHNACHSLNETGCGDEEFHSPGSPRAKKSCLRHTGTTGGPK, from the exons ATGTTCCAGAGGTTAAATAACATGCTCATGGGAGAGATTGATAGCTTGTCCAGCCAAGAGCCAGAGTTCAGTGAGAAAGAAGATGACGAGTGGATTCTGGTTGACTTTATAG ACACTTGCACTAATTGCTCTGTGGAGGAAGCAGACATTGTTGAAGCATCGGCCACGGACAGCTCGCCCGTCTTCTCTTGTTTATCGTCTCCCTTGGAACACTTGCCAGAGGCCAGCGAGTCTTGCTTCATCCAGTTTGAGTCATGTCCTATGGAGGAGAGCTGGTTTATTACCCCTCCCCCATGTTTTACTGCAGGTGGATTAACCACTATCAAAGTGGAGACCAGTCCCATGGAGAACCTCTTAATAGAGCATCCCAGCATGTCTGTGTATGCTGTCCACAATGCCTGTCACAGCCTTAATGAGACTGGATGTGGGGATGAGGAGTTTCACAGCCCAGGTAGTCCCAG GGCCAAGAAAAGCTGCTTAAGGCACACTGGCACA ACTGGAGGCCCGAAATGA
- the TP53INP1 gene encoding tumor protein p53-inducible nuclear protein 1 isoform X2, giving the protein MFQRLNNMLMGEIDSLSSQEPEFSEKEDDEWILVDFIDTCTNCSVEEADIVEASATDSSPVFSCLSSPLEHLPEASESCFIQFESCPMEESWFITPPPCFTAGGLTTIKVETSPMENLLIEHPSMSVYAVHNACHSLNETGCGDEEFHSPGSPRLEARNETGQRVHCYVTALATSSTFLEKNKSFRPTHWIKEHNERHYLNRNSLRRQNLTRDCHSRQIKHNGLFVHQPCQRQFNY; this is encoded by the exons ATGTTCCAGAGGTTAAATAACATGCTCATGGGAGAGATTGATAGCTTGTCCAGCCAAGAGCCAGAGTTCAGTGAGAAAGAAGATGACGAGTGGATTCTGGTTGACTTTATAG ACACTTGCACTAATTGCTCTGTGGAGGAAGCAGACATTGTTGAAGCATCGGCCACGGACAGCTCGCCCGTCTTCTCTTGTTTATCGTCTCCCTTGGAACACTTGCCAGAGGCCAGCGAGTCTTGCTTCATCCAGTTTGAGTCATGTCCTATGGAGGAGAGCTGGTTTATTACCCCTCCCCCATGTTTTACTGCAGGTGGATTAACCACTATCAAAGTGGAGACCAGTCCCATGGAGAACCTCTTAATAGAGCATCCCAGCATGTCTGTGTATGCTGTCCACAATGCCTGTCACAGCCTTAATGAGACTGGATGTGGGGATGAGGAGTTTCACAGCCCAGGTAGTCCCAG ACTGGAGGCCCGAAATGAAACAGGACAGCGTGTTCACTGCTATGTCACGGCTCTTGCTACTAGCTCaactttcctggaaaaaaacaagagcTTTCGTCCTACCCACTGGATAAAAGAACATAATGAAAGGCACTATCTCAACAGAAACAGTCTCCGTCGCCAAAACCTTACCAGGGATTGCCACTCTCGGCAAATCAAGCACAACGGACTGTTTGTTCACCAGCCTTGCCAGCGTCAGTTCAattactga
- the TP53INP1 gene encoding tumor protein p53-inducible nuclear protein 1 isoform X3 gives MFQRLNNMLMGEIDSLSSQEPEFSEKEDDEWILVDFIADTCTNCSVEEADIVEASATDSSPVFSCLSSPLEHLPEASESCFIQFESCPMEESWFITPPPCFTAGGLTTIKVETSPMENLLIEHPSMSVYAVHNACHSLNETGCGDEEFHSPGSPRAKKSCLRHTGTTGGPK, from the exons ATGTTCCAGAGGTTAAATAACATGCTCATGGGAGAGATTGATAGCTTGTCCAGCCAAGAGCCAGAGTTCAGTGAGAAAGAAGATGACGAGTGGATTCTGGTTGACTTTATAG CAGACACTTGCACTAATTGCTCTGTGGAGGAAGCAGACATTGTTGAAGCATCGGCCACGGACAGCTCGCCCGTCTTCTCTTGTTTATCGTCTCCCTTGGAACACTTGCCAGAGGCCAGCGAGTCTTGCTTCATCCAGTTTGAGTCATGTCCTATGGAGGAGAGCTGGTTTATTACCCCTCCCCCATGTTTTACTGCAGGTGGATTAACCACTATCAAAGTGGAGACCAGTCCCATGGAGAACCTCTTAATAGAGCATCCCAGCATGTCTGTGTATGCTGTCCACAATGCCTGTCACAGCCTTAATGAGACTGGATGTGGGGATGAGGAGTTTCACAGCCCAGGTAGTCCCAG GGCCAAGAAAAGCTGCTTAAGGCACACTGGCACA ACTGGAGGCCCGAAATGA